A portion of the Bdellovibrionales bacterium genome contains these proteins:
- a CDS encoding DUF4082 domain-containing protein produces the protein MLRTWIVFILFPLFIFGCSAKKEISGFLGDTTPTTAPTTEPTPVNLGNFAITGVSGGTDVTKDAWLNGNSANPSISWTASSNASSYDITVYEYDGSTTKCSLVNVSTLSNDFSSCALTDQTSYKIKVTAKTSGDSIKQADNNFYVFTYYSLPVGDNSVFSTTTIPGGLEAVDNQSVELGMKFQSDINGYILGVRFYKGINNIGVHSGTLWNSAGTSLATVNFSGETASGWQQQLFATPVAISANTTYVISYHAPLGLYSYDHNGFAADVANSPLRGLADGFDGDNGLFLYDPLSVFPTNTFNKSNYYVDVVFGLPFNTAPLPFLITGITGGTDVVLDDQLQDVVAGPILNWADTVGETSYDVTIFADDGTTVICATVNVPADATQYNFASCTLPQNTYYKAKIIAIDAAGTTKVATNALYRFFAPP, from the coding sequence ATGCTGAGAACTTGGATCGTCTTCATTTTATTTCCGCTTTTTATCTTCGGTTGCAGCGCCAAGAAGGAAATCTCAGGCTTTCTGGGTGACACCACGCCGACAACCGCGCCGACGACCGAGCCGACTCCCGTGAATTTGGGAAATTTTGCAATCACAGGAGTCTCCGGCGGAACTGATGTGACAAAGGATGCTTGGCTCAATGGCAACAGTGCCAATCCTTCCATCTCTTGGACTGCTTCCTCAAACGCCTCCTCGTATGACATCACTGTTTATGAATACGATGGAAGCACGACCAAATGTAGCCTGGTCAACGTTTCGACCTTAAGTAATGACTTTTCCTCTTGTGCTCTGACAGACCAAACTTCCTACAAAATCAAAGTCACAGCCAAGACCTCAGGAGATTCAATAAAGCAAGCAGATAACAATTTCTATGTCTTCACATATTATTCTTTACCGGTAGGAGATAATAGCGTCTTTTCGACGACAACCATTCCCGGCGGTCTCGAGGCAGTTGATAACCAGTCGGTCGAATTGGGAATGAAGTTTCAGTCAGATATCAACGGCTATATTCTTGGCGTGAGATTTTACAAAGGAATAAATAACATTGGAGTTCACAGTGGCACTCTCTGGAATAGCGCTGGAACTTCGCTCGCTACAGTTAACTTTTCGGGAGAAACAGCTTCGGGATGGCAACAGCAATTATTCGCCACCCCTGTGGCGATTTCAGCTAATACGACCTATGTCATATCCTATCATGCCCCTCTTGGCCTATATTCTTATGATCACAACGGCTTTGCTGCCGATGTTGCAAACTCTCCCTTGCGGGGACTTGCAGATGGGTTCGATGGAGACAATGGACTCTTTTTATACGATCCACTTTCGGTCTTTCCGACCAACACATTTAATAAATCCAATTACTATGTCGACGTTGTTTTCGGACTTCCTTTTAACACAGCTCCACTGCCTTTTTTGATCACCGGAATCACGGGAGGCACTGATGTTGTCCTTGATGACCAACTTCAAGATGTCGTCGCAGGTCCAATATTGAATTGGGCTGATACGGTGGGCGAGACTTCCTACGACGTCACTATCTTTGCTGACGATGGAACGACCGTGATCTGCGCCACGGTGAATGTTCCTGCGGATGCGACTCAATATAATTTTGCTTCTTGTACTCTCCCACAAAACACCTACTACAAAGCCAAAATTATCGCAATTGATGCGGCTGGAACCACCAAAGTGGCGACGAATGCTCTATATCGATTCTTCGCTCCACCCTGA
- the gpmA gene encoding 2,3-diphosphoglycerate-dependent phosphoglycerate mutase: MDKAYKLVLLRHGESTWNSENRFTGWTDVDLSEKGRVEARQAGQLLKNEKYEFDFVFTSVLKRAIRTLWTVLDETDQMWLPVVKSWRLNERHYGSLQGLNKIETTEKYGENQVFTWRRSFDIPPDALIPSDPRHPSQDRRYKEVDQKDLPATEALKHCQDRVLPFWNSEIAPAIKSGKRVLIVAHGNSLRALVKHLDKVSDEAIADLNIPTGIPLVYELDKGLKPLRHYYLGDPEAAEKAAKAVANQSKK, encoded by the coding sequence ATGGATAAAGCTTATAAACTCGTTTTGCTTCGTCACGGTGAAAGCACTTGGAACAGCGAAAACCGCTTTACGGGATGGACCGACGTAGACCTCTCTGAAAAAGGTCGGGTTGAGGCCAGACAAGCTGGACAGCTTCTCAAGAACGAAAAATATGAGTTCGATTTTGTATTCACCTCAGTTCTGAAGAGAGCGATTCGCACTCTATGGACCGTGCTAGATGAAACCGATCAAATGTGGCTCCCCGTTGTCAAGAGTTGGCGTCTGAATGAACGTCATTACGGCAGCCTCCAGGGACTCAATAAGATCGAAACGACCGAAAAATATGGAGAGAATCAAGTTTTTACTTGGAGAAGGAGCTTTGATATCCCTCCTGATGCCTTGATTCCCTCCGACCCCAGACATCCCTCTCAAGATCGCCGATACAAAGAGGTTGATCAAAAGGATTTACCGGCCACAGAAGCTCTCAAACACTGCCAAGACAGGGTCCTGCCTTTTTGGAATTCAGAGATCGCCCCGGCCATCAAAAGTGGAAAAAGAGTTCTCATCGTGGCCCATGGAAACAGCCTTCGAGCTCTGGTTAAACACCTCGACAAAGTCTCTGATGAGGCAATTGCCGATTTGAATATTCCAACAGGCATACCCCTTGTTTACGAGCTAGACAAAGGTCTTAAGCCACTGAGGCACTATTACCTCGGAGATCCCGAGGCAGCCGAAAAAGCCGCCAAAGCCGTTGCCAATCAGTCCAAAAAATAG
- a CDS encoding RNA-binding protein gives MGKKLYVGNLSYSTTDQELADLFSQCGNVDSARVIMDRDSGRSKGFGFVEMSSDNEANSAIEKLNGSDFGGRNLTVNEARPQAPRSGGGGGGGGGYGGGGGGGGRGGRGGGGGGRY, from the coding sequence ATGGGTAAAAAACTCTACGTTGGCAATCTTTCTTATTCAACAACTGACCAGGAGTTGGCTGATCTTTTTTCTCAGTGCGGAAATGTTGATTCTGCTCGTGTGATTATGGATCGTGATTCTGGTCGCAGCAAGGGTTTTGGGTTTGTGGAAATGTCTAGCGACAATGAAGCAAATTCGGCCATTGAAAAGCTGAATGGATCCGACTTCGGCGGACGCAATCTGACTGTTAACGAAGCTCGTCCTCAGGCTCCCCGCAGCGGCGGTGGTGGTGGCGGCGGCGGCGGTTATGGAGGCGGCGGCGGTGGCGGCGGACGCGGTGGACGCGGCGGTGGTGGCGGCGGACGCTACTAA
- a CDS encoding YceI family protein: MFDILIKVRFFLAAAFALSLGSELGLASDSLFDVTSHCVAYKTKKKILMIHRVNVIGYNCQVSTQIVPEIDEKYHFEMQVQARGFESGESERDRDVQKILKAESFPQISFKTSGRSKPEWQALLDKKIFLLEGNLEIGGSSFPVSANVTVDSKNNIQIANGSVTRKFTELGISPPKLGMGILASVADKVELHFQIRADKTLGIDSISN, encoded by the coding sequence GTGTTTGACATCCTGATCAAAGTACGGTTTTTTTTGGCTGCGGCATTCGCTCTAAGTCTTGGGTCCGAACTAGGGTTGGCAAGCGACTCTCTTTTTGACGTTACCTCCCACTGCGTGGCCTATAAAACAAAAAAGAAAATCTTGATGATACATCGTGTTAATGTCATTGGATATAACTGCCAGGTGTCTACACAGATTGTTCCTGAAATTGACGAAAAATATCACTTTGAGATGCAGGTTCAGGCTCGCGGTTTTGAATCGGGTGAAAGTGAACGAGACCGGGACGTTCAAAAAATTCTTAAGGCCGAGAGCTTCCCGCAAATAAGCTTCAAAACTTCAGGACGCTCCAAGCCAGAGTGGCAGGCTTTGTTGGATAAGAAGATTTTTTTATTAGAGGGAAATTTGGAGATTGGAGGCTCGTCATTTCCCGTGTCAGCAAACGTTACTGTGGATTCTAAAAATAACATCCAGATTGCAAATGGGTCGGTCACAAGGAAATTTACTGAACTGGGAATTTCCCCTCCAAAGCTCGGTATGGGTATTTTGGCAAGCGTTGCTGATAAAGTGGAATTGCATTTCCAAATTCGTGCAGATAAGACACTTGGAATAGATTCAATTTCCAACTAG
- a CDS encoding aldehyde dehydrogenase, translating to MSSLTLNLQNQKFFFQTGKTLDLRFRQEQLKKMERVLIANETRLLKSLHLDLKKSKTEAWSSELAVILKELRFAQSKLRSWARPRRVAISPFLQPGRGYVLAEPYGQVLIMAPWNYPLHLLLLPAVGALAAGNVLTLKPSELAPHTSKVIREIIQENFPSEYILVLEGNLDFSQKLLLHPFDYIFFTGSSRVGKMVMSAAAQHLTPVTLELGGKSPCIVDATANLKIAARRIAWGKFYNAGQTCIAPDYLLIHKDVRRPFLHLLADSIEEFYTLRPKDSPDYGRIINKSHLDRLLGYLKDGEVLLGGEFDHESNYLAPTIIINPDRNSPLMREEIFGPILPCLEFSHIQEALELIQTCPKPLALYLFSRDVSLQTKIVNQVQFGGGCINDCLVQVASPSLPFGGIGSSGIGQYHGKYTFETFSHLKSLVKKSTWLDFSLRYPPYKNKLKWFRFLQ from the coding sequence TTGAGTTCTCTAACTCTAAATCTACAAAACCAAAAGTTTTTTTTCCAAACGGGAAAGACACTCGATCTCAGATTTCGTCAAGAACAACTTAAAAAAATGGAAAGGGTCCTCATTGCCAATGAAACTCGTCTGCTAAAATCTTTGCATCTCGATTTAAAGAAATCTAAAACTGAGGCCTGGTCCTCAGAGCTTGCAGTGATCTTGAAAGAACTTCGCTTCGCCCAATCAAAATTGCGATCTTGGGCTCGACCTCGAAGAGTCGCCATTAGTCCGTTTCTTCAACCAGGAAGAGGATATGTGCTTGCGGAACCCTATGGCCAGGTTCTTATCATGGCCCCCTGGAATTACCCCCTTCATCTTTTGTTGTTACCTGCTGTCGGAGCTTTGGCCGCGGGCAATGTTTTGACGCTCAAACCGTCCGAACTAGCTCCACACACCTCGAAGGTCATTCGAGAGATCATTCAGGAAAACTTTCCCAGCGAATATATTTTAGTCTTAGAGGGCAACTTGGATTTCAGTCAAAAACTCCTTCTGCACCCTTTCGACTATATATTCTTTACGGGAAGCTCGCGGGTCGGAAAGATGGTCATGTCTGCGGCGGCTCAACATCTCACGCCAGTGACTCTTGAATTGGGAGGGAAGAGTCCCTGTATAGTCGATGCCACCGCAAACCTTAAGATCGCAGCGCGGCGAATAGCCTGGGGGAAGTTCTATAATGCGGGGCAAACTTGCATCGCTCCCGACTATCTTTTAATTCACAAAGACGTGAGGCGCCCATTTCTTCACCTACTCGCCGATTCAATTGAGGAATTCTACACACTTCGTCCCAAAGACAGCCCCGATTACGGGAGAATCATCAACAAATCTCATCTCGATCGACTCCTTGGCTATCTCAAAGACGGAGAAGTCCTGCTGGGTGGTGAGTTTGACCATGAATCGAATTATCTTGCACCGACGATCATCATCAATCCAGACCGAAACTCTCCTCTCATGCGAGAGGAGATCTTTGGCCCCATCTTGCCCTGTCTCGAATTCTCTCATATCCAAGAAGCTCTGGAATTGATCCAAACCTGTCCAAAACCACTCGCCCTCTATTTGTTCTCCAGAGACGTTTCCTTACAAACAAAGATCGTCAACCAAGTGCAGTTCGGCGGAGGCTGCATCAATGATTGCCTTGTTCAAGTCGCATCGCCCTCACTCCCTTTTGGAGGGATAGGATCCAGTGGGATTGGCCAATATCACGGGAAATACACATTTGAAACCTTCTCTCATCTCAAAAGCTTGGTAAAGAAATCCACTTGGCTGGACTTCTCCCTTCGATACCCTCCCTATAAAAACAAGTTAAAGTGGTTTCGGTTTCTTCAATGA
- a CDS encoding 6-carboxytetrahydropterin synthase has translation MRSVKSHRVFFSAAVRCKKANLSDVEHIFHFGPSGGEKAAGFNFELWISLEDNIDSESGWILSEEEMHQLLWSQAAIFDHQCIHERIPEFRDLNPTLENLAGFLFRNMKKTLNEMRASAQLARLRLSEGQKTWVDILVEEDKEIVFLTRSYSLQAVHRHHNPDLSWEENLALYNKCSALHGHEYRIEVTVEGAADIQTGLVMSRGEMDETVRKNIIEPYGLTYLNDLMGNTSGEVLTEKWSEILRGVWGTRFSYLVVRETRKNSFVEADRGVSAALLLS, from the coding sequence GTGAGATCGGTAAAGAGTCATCGAGTATTTTTTAGCGCGGCAGTTCGTTGTAAAAAAGCGAACCTGAGCGATGTGGAACATATCTTCCATTTTGGTCCCAGTGGAGGAGAAAAAGCTGCGGGGTTCAATTTTGAACTCTGGATCAGTCTGGAAGACAATATCGATTCCGAATCGGGTTGGATCCTATCTGAGGAGGAGATGCATCAGTTGCTCTGGAGTCAGGCTGCAATTTTTGATCATCAATGCATCCATGAGAGGATTCCGGAGTTTCGAGACTTGAATCCCACTTTGGAAAATTTGGCCGGATTCCTCTTCAGAAATATGAAGAAGACCTTGAACGAAATGAGAGCTTCAGCGCAGTTGGCACGACTTCGCCTTTCCGAAGGACAGAAGACCTGGGTCGATATTTTGGTTGAGGAAGACAAAGAAATTGTGTTTCTCACCAGGTCCTATTCCTTGCAGGCGGTGCATCGCCATCACAATCCTGACTTGAGTTGGGAGGAGAACCTGGCTCTTTATAATAAGTGTTCAGCCCTTCATGGGCATGAATACAGGATTGAGGTAACAGTGGAGGGAGCCGCTGATATTCAGACGGGGCTTGTGATGAGTCGGGGAGAGATGGATGAAACTGTTCGAAAAAATATCATTGAGCCCTATGGGTTGACTTATCTTAATGATCTCATGGGCAACACTTCAGGCGAAGTTCTCACCGAAAAATGGAGCGAAATACTTCGTGGTGTTTGGGGAACTCGGTTTTCCTACTTGGTTGTGCGCGAGACACGCAAAAATTCATTTGTTGAGGCAGACAGAGGTGTGTCTGCTGCTCTTCTGTTGTCTTAA
- a CDS encoding AMP-binding protein: MEKCWLKNYPKGVSPEIDISRYQSINQMFDESCHKFGPKIAFQNMGSTLSFEELDEMSADFASFFRNVVGLKKGDRVAIQMPNLLQYPVVMFGALRAGLIVVNTNPLYTAREMKHQFHDSGVKAIVILENFAHLLEEVLPETDINTVVVTQLGDLLGWPKSMAINAAVKYIKKMVPAYSIPNAYSFYEALDLGAEKKMAPEICSTDDVAFLQYTGGTTGVSKGAMLTHGNILSNMLQIAAWMKPQLEEGEEVVITPLPLYHIFSLTVNCLTFIYYGGTNILVTNPKDIGAFIKLLRKTHFTVFTGVNTLFNGLLHHPDFDRINFKGVKISVAGGMALQKSVATEWKNRTGTSIAEGYGLTESSPVASCNPIDGHEVLGSIGMPLPSTIMKIIDDNGDPLPVGQSGELAIYGPQVMKGYWQHPEETAKVIMPDGGLRTGDIATMDENGIFRIVDRLKDMILVSGFNVYPNEIEEVVSSHPKVREVAAVGIKEERSGESVKIFVVKKDPTLTPEELLDYCRENLVAYKVPKHIEFRTELPKSNVGKVLRRALRAEFHTPAV, from the coding sequence ATGGAAAAGTGCTGGTTGAAAAATTACCCTAAGGGTGTGTCTCCCGAAATAGATATCTCCCGGTATCAGAGCATTAACCAAATGTTCGATGAAAGTTGCCACAAGTTCGGCCCTAAAATAGCCTTTCAAAATATGGGAAGCACTCTTTCCTTTGAGGAGCTTGACGAAATGTCGGCAGACTTCGCATCCTTTTTCAGAAACGTCGTCGGATTGAAGAAGGGAGATCGAGTCGCCATCCAAATGCCAAATCTCTTGCAATATCCTGTCGTGATGTTTGGGGCCCTTCGGGCCGGACTCATTGTTGTGAATACAAATCCACTCTATACGGCCAGAGAGATGAAGCATCAATTCCACGATAGCGGAGTGAAGGCCATTGTTATCTTGGAAAATTTTGCCCATTTACTTGAAGAAGTGCTTCCTGAGACGGATATTAATACCGTCGTCGTCACACAACTTGGTGATCTTCTTGGTTGGCCAAAATCAATGGCTATCAATGCGGCCGTTAAGTACATTAAGAAAATGGTTCCGGCCTACAGCATTCCGAATGCTTATTCCTTTTACGAAGCGCTCGACCTGGGAGCAGAAAAAAAGATGGCTCCCGAAATTTGTTCAACTGATGATGTCGCCTTTTTGCAATACACCGGTGGCACGACGGGAGTTTCTAAGGGCGCCATGCTGACACATGGAAATATTCTCAGCAACATGCTTCAAATCGCCGCTTGGATGAAGCCTCAACTCGAAGAGGGCGAAGAAGTTGTCATTACGCCTCTCCCCCTTTATCATATCTTTTCACTCACAGTGAATTGCCTGACCTTTATTTACTATGGTGGAACAAACATACTCGTCACGAATCCCAAAGATATTGGGGCTTTCATCAAGCTTTTGCGGAAAACTCATTTTACTGTCTTCACGGGGGTTAACACATTATTTAACGGTCTGTTGCATCACCCTGATTTCGACCGTATAAATTTCAAAGGAGTAAAAATCAGCGTTGCGGGCGGCATGGCTTTGCAAAAGTCTGTGGCGACTGAATGGAAGAATCGGACCGGAACATCCATTGCCGAAGGCTATGGGCTGACTGAATCCTCCCCTGTCGCAAGCTGCAATCCAATTGATGGTCACGAGGTTTTGGGCTCAATCGGAATGCCTCTCCCCAGCACCATCATGAAAATCATCGATGACAATGGAGACCCTCTCCCGGTCGGACAATCAGGCGAACTGGCTATCTATGGCCCACAGGTGATGAAAGGCTACTGGCAACACCCCGAAGAAACAGCCAAAGTGATCATGCCAGACGGAGGGCTTCGCACCGGAGATATCGCGACGATGGATGAAAATGGCATATTTCGGATTGTTGATCGCCTCAAAGACATGATTCTTGTTTCGGGATTTAATGTTTATCCAAACGAGATCGAGGAAGTCGTCAGCAGTCATCCGAAAGTACGAGAGGTCGCTGCTGTTGGCATCAAGGAAGAGCGATCCGGCGAATCAGTCAAAATCTTTGTCGTAAAGAAAGATCCTACTCTTACTCCAGAAGAACTCCTCGATTATTGCCGCGAGAATCTCGTTGCCTATAAGGTGCCCAAACACATTGAGTTTCGAACTGAACTTCCCAAGTCCAATGTTGGAAAAGTTCTTCGTCGCGCCTTGCGCGCAGAATTTCACACTCCAGCTGTTTAG
- a CDS encoding VWA domain-containing protein → MPGTDPTGVRRFDAILQFVSQFQADPFVYWSMVNFSRQVLGAPNFQRFTNNKAAFATFVADQKARTQEIDDGATNYQAALNQAVQMIRDDITDAKTRTPIVTSNYVLFFISDGEPLVGGNLQSAENIINSVRTLTAFEKDEKKYVDGVQFNTAYYYAAPAVANARTLLNDMSLAGNGDFLEFADGETIDFSRFAVPIRISKFDVKELWITNINTVWHDNILKIDTDADGIADDVERLLGSDPAKVDSDGNGVSDGVEYRISGGVSPCKMPNCTPVGADPYTTCRSVELPAGSPTKYADSDRDYLNDCEEKLLDTDKDDPDTNHDYIPDDFAFKNGIKMNETSNAGYLDPDYDGVSDYQELKYNTPARINNANVPGHKLLRYIGGLASSTPDQDCYHFNVTDMVTRTNGDTIRVYLMENTKTLDEKRIMRSAQAKMVGGGLYFSNGDFH, encoded by the coding sequence ATGCCGGGAACGGACCCCACCGGAGTTCGTCGTTTTGACGCCATACTTCAATTCGTTAGCCAGTTTCAAGCAGATCCATTTGTTTATTGGTCGATGGTTAACTTTTCGAGACAAGTTCTAGGCGCTCCTAATTTCCAAAGATTTACTAATAACAAAGCAGCCTTTGCAACTTTCGTGGCGGATCAAAAGGCAAGAACTCAGGAAATTGATGATGGAGCCACAAACTATCAGGCGGCTCTTAATCAGGCTGTCCAGATGATCAGAGATGATATCACAGACGCTAAAACTCGGACTCCGATTGTCACCTCTAATTACGTTCTGTTCTTTATTAGTGACGGAGAACCTTTAGTAGGCGGAAATCTCCAGAGCGCTGAAAATATCATCAACAGCGTTCGCACCCTCACGGCCTTTGAGAAGGATGAGAAAAAGTATGTGGACGGTGTTCAGTTCAATACGGCCTATTACTACGCAGCTCCAGCAGTCGCAAATGCCAGAACCCTACTCAATGATATGTCACTCGCTGGAAATGGCGATTTCTTAGAATTTGCAGATGGCGAAACAATTGACTTTAGCCGCTTCGCCGTGCCCATTCGGATTTCGAAATTCGATGTGAAGGAACTTTGGATTACCAATATAAATACCGTTTGGCATGATAACATTTTGAAAATTGATACCGATGCAGATGGAATTGCCGACGATGTGGAACGACTGCTAGGATCTGATCCAGCGAAGGTCGATTCAGACGGAAACGGCGTATCAGACGGTGTTGAATACAGGATTTCAGGCGGAGTCAGCCCCTGTAAAATGCCGAACTGCACACCAGTTGGCGCTGACCCCTATACCACATGTCGATCTGTTGAACTTCCCGCCGGATCACCTACCAAATATGCTGACTCTGATCGAGACTATCTCAACGATTGCGAAGAAAAACTTTTGGACACGGACAAAGACGATCCGGACACCAACCATGACTATATTCCTGATGATTTCGCGTTTAAAAATGGAATCAAAATGAATGAGACCTCAAATGCAGGCTATTTAGATCCAGACTACGATGGAGTCAGCGATTACCAAGAACTGAAATACAATACTCCGGCCCGAATCAATAACGCCAATGTTCCGGGACACAAACTCCTCCGATATATAGGCGGACTAGCCAGCTCGACGCCCGATCAAGACTGCTATCATTTCAATGTAACTGATATGGTAACTCGCACAAACGGAGATACTATTCGAGTGTATCTCATGGAAAACACCAAAACACTTGATGAGAAGCGAATCATGAGATCTGCCCAGGCAAAAATGGTCGGGGGAGGACTCTATTTCTCAAATGGAGATTTTCATTGA
- a CDS encoding peptidylprolyl isomerase, which translates to MDRIHVHHILVDHEYEAKDVLRKINEGVTFEKAAGLFSKCPSGENGGDLGEIRRGQTVQEFEEAAFLLNEGEISGPVRSPFGYHLIRRVK; encoded by the coding sequence TTGGACCGGATCCACGTTCATCATATTTTAGTTGACCACGAATATGAAGCAAAAGACGTCCTCAGAAAAATCAATGAAGGTGTCACTTTCGAAAAAGCTGCGGGCTTATTTTCAAAATGTCCTTCAGGTGAAAATGGAGGAGATCTCGGAGAGATTCGACGCGGACAAACTGTCCAAGAATTCGAAGAAGCTGCCTTTCTCTTGAACGAAGGGGAAATCAGTGGGCCTGTCAGATCTCCCTTCGGCTACCACCTCATCCGACGAGTAAAATAG
- a CDS encoding leucyl aminopeptidase family protein, with protein sequence MAKNEGPLALKSSQIKSDPAGWLEGLKNLVASRSKNGKLPPSGKRDEARVLIFQESEYLSQIKRIEPQLSAWDWEQVLAKPTQAHRFSGQSGPLWLVKIATISSQGKMSHEGFLASSSYSKGRDLGGVLSAFLVEENASRLSVDFIDGDKEMVLGLLVGLELGAYRFQRIMKRDWPPKTHLQVTLKGVEIPEELVTKAWALATATNLSRHFVNLPPNWLHPQSYADAIKGLFASMNSVEVDIWDEKRLNEAGMGLLTAVGAGANSAPCLVHLRYRPEQPTIQSRRPLAFVGKGITFDSGGLDIKPSSAMRLMKKDMGGSASLVGLAWWAAMTQIGLPCDFYLALAENAISSLSFRPGDILQGRNGQKIEIHNTDAEGRLVLADALDLAVNPVHGEMPQVVIDVATLTGAIKAALGADVAGMFSNDDTLAAGLWRSSQLAGDLVWRMPLYQPYRSQLNSAVAERTNAVDGFGGAITAALFLESFIGKVPWAHFDIYAWKDKPDGVFMEAGGSGQIVQCLAHWLEGVNLGEIFLESDVLNKAGI encoded by the coding sequence ATGGCGAAAAATGAGGGGCCTTTGGCTCTAAAATCATCACAGATCAAAAGTGATCCTGCAGGCTGGCTGGAGGGCTTGAAAAATCTAGTCGCTTCGAGGTCAAAAAATGGCAAACTGCCCCCATCGGGAAAAAGGGATGAAGCACGAGTTCTGATTTTTCAGGAATCCGAGTATTTATCTCAAATCAAAAGAATTGAGCCGCAATTGTCTGCGTGGGACTGGGAACAAGTCTTAGCCAAACCCACCCAGGCGCATCGTTTTTCTGGTCAAAGCGGTCCCCTTTGGTTGGTTAAAATCGCAACAATCTCATCTCAAGGAAAGATGAGTCATGAGGGGTTCTTGGCCTCATCAAGTTATTCTAAGGGAAGAGATCTGGGAGGGGTTCTTTCTGCATTTCTAGTCGAGGAGAATGCAAGTCGATTGTCAGTGGATTTTATCGACGGAGACAAGGAGATGGTTTTAGGTCTCTTGGTTGGCCTGGAACTCGGGGCTTATCGATTCCAAAGAATAATGAAAAGGGATTGGCCACCAAAGACTCATTTGCAAGTGACTCTTAAGGGAGTTGAGATTCCCGAGGAGCTGGTGACTAAGGCGTGGGCACTGGCCACAGCCACAAATTTGAGTCGACACTTCGTTAATCTGCCGCCAAATTGGCTTCATCCCCAAAGCTATGCAGACGCCATAAAAGGTCTTTTTGCTTCTATGAATTCGGTGGAAGTTGATATTTGGGATGAAAAGAGGCTCAACGAAGCCGGGATGGGGCTTCTCACAGCAGTTGGAGCCGGCGCAAATTCTGCTCCATGCCTCGTCCATTTGCGATATCGTCCGGAGCAGCCCACAATTCAATCAAGACGTCCTTTGGCCTTCGTTGGCAAGGGGATTACATTTGACTCGGGAGGTTTAGATATTAAGCCATCCAGTGCTATGCGGTTGATGAAAAAGGATATGGGTGGGTCTGCGAGTCTGGTGGGACTTGCCTGGTGGGCCGCAATGACTCAGATTGGTCTTCCCTGTGATTTCTATCTAGCTCTGGCCGAAAACGCAATTTCAAGTCTTTCCTTTCGTCCGGGAGATATTTTGCAAGGAAGAAACGGACAAAAAATCGAAATTCACAACACTGATGCTGAAGGTCGACTTGTTTTAGCCGATGCATTGGATTTGGCTGTAAATCCCGTTCATGGTGAAATGCCTCAAGTTGTGATTGATGTGGCGACGCTGACAGGAGCGATAAAAGCTGCTTTGGGGGCGGATGTGGCTGGAATGTTTTCAAACGATGACACACTTGCCGCGGGGCTTTGGAGATCTTCTCAATTGGCGGGAGATTTGGTTTGGAGAATGCCCCTATATCAGCCCTATCGCAGTCAATTGAATTCTGCAGTTGCTGAGCGAACAAATGCTGTTGACGGATTTGGGGGTGCCATCACTGCGGCTCTCTTTTTGGAGTCTTTCATTGGTAAAGTTCCTTGGGCACACTTTGATATTTATGCATGGAAGGACAAGCCTGACGGGGTTTTTATGGAAGCTGGCGGAAGCGGGCAGATAGTTCAGTGCCTGGCTCATTGGCTTGAAGGTGTGAATTTGGGCGAGATTTTTCTAGAGAGTGATGTGTTGAACAAGGCAGGGATTTGA